Proteins found in one Nitratiruptor sp. SB155-2 genomic segment:
- the gatA gene encoding Asp-tRNA(Asn)/Glu-tRNA(Gln) amidotransferase subunit GatA translates to MITLKEALSKPKGELQEIKDELKKRAQEQSEINAYVALDESGEGVPVAIKDNIQVDGWEVTCASKILKGYIAPYDATVIQKLRANGLAPFGRTNMDEFAMGSTTETSCYGKTLNPKDTSRVPGGSSGGSAAAVAAGIAIAALGSDTGGSIRQPAAFCGVVGMKPTYGRVSRYGLAAYGSSLDQIGPMTQNVEDAAILYNIIAGSDAKDSTSARIECKPVVPDPKRKLKIGVVPNYVKDASGAIQKAYDKAIEALKQEGHEIIEISLMDAKYDIASYYITAMAEASTNLSRYDGVRYGYRAEAKNLKEMYLKTRSEGFGEEVKRRILLGTFVLSSGYYDAYYIKAQKARHIIKDEYNKVFEKVDLILSPVAPDVAFEFGAMKTPLEMYLSDVYTIGVNLAGLPAISLPVDEHEGLPVGLQLIGKAFDEQTVFDGAMSLENALK, encoded by the coding sequence TTGATAACACTCAAAGAGGCTCTATCAAAACCGAAAGGTGAGTTGCAAGAAATAAAAGATGAACTTAAAAAAAGAGCACAGGAGCAAAGTGAGATCAACGCGTATGTCGCTCTTGACGAGAGCGGTGAGGGTGTGCCTGTCGCTATCAAGGACAATATCCAGGTAGATGGATGGGAAGTGACCTGTGCCAGTAAGATTTTAAAAGGCTATATCGCGCCTTATGATGCGACCGTTATACAGAAACTGCGTGCGAATGGTCTTGCTCCTTTTGGGCGAACCAATATGGACGAGTTTGCCATGGGAAGTACCACGGAGACCAGCTGCTATGGAAAGACGCTCAATCCAAAGGATACCAGCAGGGTGCCCGGTGGAAGCAGTGGAGGAAGTGCAGCTGCAGTTGCAGCAGGAATCGCCATAGCGGCTCTTGGAAGCGATACCGGGGGAAGTATCCGTCAGCCTGCGGCATTTTGCGGGGTTGTAGGGATGAAACCCACTTATGGAAGAGTAAGCCGATACGGACTTGCAGCATACGGAAGCAGCCTCGATCAAATCGGTCCCATGACGCAGAATGTGGAAGATGCTGCGATTTTATACAACATTATCGCTGGGTCCGATGCCAAAGATAGCACCAGTGCAAGGATTGAATGCAAACCGGTGGTACCAGACCCAAAAAGAAAACTAAAAATAGGCGTTGTTCCAAATTATGTCAAAGATGCGAGCGGTGCTATTCAAAAGGCGTACGACAAGGCGATTGAAGCGTTGAAGCAAGAGGGACATGAGATTATTGAAATTTCTTTGATGGATGCAAAATATGATATCGCTTCTTACTATATAACTGCCATGGCAGAAGCGAGCACCAACTTGAGCCGATACGATGGCGTACGCTATGGCTACAGGGCTGAAGCCAAAAATCTCAAGGAGATGTACCTCAAAACAAGAAGTGAAGGATTTGGCGAAGAGGTAAAAAGAAGAATATTGCTTGGAACCTTTGTTCTTTCCAGCGGATACTACGATGCATACTATATCAAAGCGCAAAAAGCGCGTCATATCATCAAGGATGAATACAATAAAGTTTTCGAAAAGGTGGATCTCATTTTGAGTCCTGTGGCTCCCGATGTAGCATTTGAGTTTGGTGCTATGAAGACGCCACTTGAAATGTACCTAAGCGATGTATACACAATAGGGGTCAATCTGGCAGGATTACCGGCCATTTCATTGCCAGTGGATGAGCATGAAGGACTTCCTGTGGGACTGCAGCTTATTGGAAAAGCTTTCGATGAGCAGACAGTTTTTGATGGGGCGATGAGCCTTGAAAACGCTTTGAAATAG
- the ileS gene encoding isoleucine--tRNA ligase, with the protein MDYKETLLLPKTTFPMRGNLPQNEPKRFAKWFEKDVYEKMKKSREGKELFTLHDGPPYANGHIHIGHALNKILKDIIVKFNYFEGKAVRFTPGWDCHGLPIEQQVEKKLGTAKKEQLPKTKIRELCREHAAKFVGIQKEEFKNLGVIADWEKPYLTMDYAFEADIYRALCEIAKEGLLVERSKPVYWSWAAKTALAEAEVEYEDKVSPSIYVAFKLDKEAVQKIGKEASIIIWTTTPWTLPANTGIALNPDIEYVLTSDGYVVAADLLDELKEKGIVKGDVEKSISPKDLENLHAINPLNGRRSRIVLGEHVTTESGTGAVHTAPGHGEDDYRVGLKYDLEVLMPVDDAGRYDETIVREKLLPEEFVGMNVFEANDKICELLGDALLKKEDIKHSYPHCWRTHKPIIFRATKQWFIAVDKAPKDLQKTLRQIALEEVEKTTFYPEWGRNRLKSMIENRPDWCISRQRDWGVPIAFFRNKKTGEVIYDEKVLNYIAMIFERMGTDAWYSLSVEELLYPGSGYDPNDLEKVMDILDVWFDSGSTWYAVLKSRRYDAGNYPADLYLEGSDQHRGWFQSSLLVSGAIEKRAPFKAILTHGFTVDEKGEKMSKSKGNVVAPMDVAKKYGVEILRLWVAMSDYQSDLKISDNILKQIAEQYRKLRNTFRFMLANINDLETIQSDFGVLDRWILAKAKSVFEEVEKQFKNYQFAKGFSALNNFIVNEFSGIYLDVCKDRLYCDALNDSHRRASQSAMALIAKSMLGLIAPVLTYTADEIVEHAPSVLRNDAEDIFDFAIEPLPEIQSDFDEVYMIEARSKFNEIVDQLKKKKIIKSSLELVIETTSSKVLALDATEREDWFIVSGVEEEIGSKELGDFKVEGDQFIIKEAILHKCPRCWKYKAKEEGALCERCQKVVDGLEQAGS; encoded by the coding sequence ATGGATTATAAAGAGACGCTGCTTTTACCCAAAACCACATTCCCGATGCGGGGCAATCTCCCTCAAAACGAGCCAAAACGGTTTGCGAAATGGTTTGAAAAAGATGTGTATGAAAAGATGAAAAAGAGCCGTGAAGGCAAAGAGCTTTTCACGCTTCATGATGGTCCACCTTATGCCAACGGACACATCCACATCGGTCACGCCCTCAACAAAATCTTAAAAGATATCATCGTAAAATTTAACTATTTTGAAGGCAAAGCGGTCCGCTTTACTCCCGGATGGGACTGTCATGGTCTGCCGATTGAGCAGCAGGTGGAAAAGAAGCTTGGAACTGCAAAAAAAGAGCAGCTTCCAAAAACAAAGATTCGAGAACTTTGCCGGGAACACGCTGCAAAGTTTGTGGGTATTCAAAAAGAGGAGTTCAAGAACCTTGGTGTCATAGCTGATTGGGAAAAGCCCTATCTGACGATGGACTACGCCTTTGAAGCCGATATCTACCGAGCCCTTTGTGAAATCGCAAAAGAGGGGCTTTTGGTTGAACGAAGCAAACCGGTATATTGGAGTTGGGCTGCAAAAACGGCACTCGCTGAAGCGGAAGTGGAGTATGAAGACAAAGTTTCACCTTCCATTTATGTGGCTTTCAAACTGGATAAAGAAGCTGTTCAAAAGATAGGCAAAGAGGCAAGTATTATCATCTGGACCACCACTCCATGGACGCTTCCTGCCAATACGGGAATCGCTCTCAATCCTGATATCGAGTATGTTTTGACAAGTGACGGCTATGTCGTAGCGGCAGACTTACTTGATGAACTCAAAGAAAAAGGTATCGTCAAAGGCGATGTTGAAAAGAGTATCTCGCCAAAAGATCTAGAAAATCTTCACGCAATCAATCCTTTAAATGGCAGAAGAAGCCGCATCGTACTTGGTGAGCATGTCACGACCGAGAGTGGTACAGGCGCGGTCCATACGGCTCCCGGACATGGAGAAGACGATTATAGAGTAGGGCTGAAGTACGATCTTGAGGTACTGATGCCGGTGGATGATGCGGGGCGCTATGACGAGACGATTGTTCGAGAGAAGCTGTTGCCTGAAGAGTTTGTCGGTATGAACGTTTTTGAAGCAAATGACAAAATTTGCGAACTGTTGGGCGATGCGCTTTTGAAAAAAGAGGATATCAAACACTCCTATCCACACTGTTGGCGAACCCACAAACCGATCATTTTCCGTGCAACAAAACAGTGGTTTATCGCTGTGGACAAAGCGCCAAAAGATCTGCAAAAGACGCTGCGCCAGATCGCTTTGGAAGAGGTGGAAAAGACCACTTTTTATCCGGAATGGGGGAGAAACCGTCTAAAAAGCATGATCGAAAACAGACCCGACTGGTGTATCTCAAGACAAAGAGACTGGGGTGTACCGATCGCCTTTTTTAGAAACAAAAAAACGGGCGAAGTGATTTATGACGAGAAGGTTTTGAACTATATTGCCATGATTTTTGAGCGAATGGGGACAGACGCCTGGTACAGTCTGAGTGTTGAAGAGCTTTTGTATCCAGGAAGCGGGTACGATCCAAATGATCTTGAAAAAGTGATGGATATCCTCGATGTCTGGTTTGACAGTGGTTCAACCTGGTATGCGGTGCTTAAAAGCAGACGCTATGATGCGGGTAATTATCCAGCAGATCTATACCTGGAAGGAAGCGATCAGCATAGAGGATGGTTCCAAAGCTCTTTGCTGGTCAGTGGCGCCATCGAAAAACGAGCACCATTCAAAGCGATTCTCACCCACGGCTTTACGGTGGATGAGAAGGGTGAGAAGATGAGCAAATCCAAAGGCAATGTGGTAGCGCCTATGGATGTCGCCAAAAAGTATGGTGTAGAGATTTTACGCCTTTGGGTTGCCATGAGCGACTATCAAAGCGATCTGAAAATCAGTGACAATATCTTGAAACAGATTGCCGAGCAGTATAGAAAACTGAGAAACACTTTCCGTTTCATGCTGGCAAACATCAATGACCTAGAAACCATCCAAAGCGATTTTGGAGTACTGGATCGCTGGATATTGGCAAAAGCGAAATCGGTTTTTGAAGAGGTGGAGAAGCAGTTCAAAAACTATCAATTTGCCAAAGGATTCTCCGCTCTCAATAACTTTATCGTCAACGAATTTAGCGGAATCTATCTTGATGTGTGCAAAGACAGACTCTATTGTGATGCCCTGAACGATTCGCATCGAAGAGCGAGCCAGAGCGCCATGGCACTCATCGCAAAAAGCATGCTCGGACTCATTGCGCCGGTTCTGACCTATACAGCCGATGAGATTGTGGAACATGCACCGAGTGTCCTTCGAAACGATGCAGAAGATATTTTTGATTTTGCCATAGAGCCGCTGCCTGAGATCCAAAGTGATTTTGATGAAGTTTATATGATCGAAGCGAGAAGCAAGTTCAACGAAATCGTAGATCAACTCAAAAAAAAGAAAATCATCAAATCCTCTTTGGAGCTTGTCATTGAAACCACTTCGTCAAAAGTACTTGCGTTGGATGCAACGGAGCGAGAAGATTGGTTTATTGTGAGTGGCGTTGAAGAAGAGATTGGTTCCAAAGAGCTTGGCGATTTCAAAGTAGAAGGGGATCAATTCATCATCAAAGAAGCTATTTTGCATAAATGCCCAAGATGCTGGAAGTATAAAGCCAAAGAAGAGGGTGCGCTTTGCGAGAGATGTCAAAAGGTAGTCGATGGACTTGAGCAAGCCGGTTCCTGA